One Paraburkholderia phytofirmans OLGA172 genomic window carries:
- a CDS encoding methyl-accepting chemotaxis protein, which yields MVRDCLNVGAKAVDAQVDSPAYKNSFAETHDDIATSDGDNILRKLVFTIRLRLMLAFGACTTFMFSVGLLGILALRHVETSADSPYRWFLASLIALSWMGCGVAICSGLHIQRLVCGKLNRMGRKFEEISKTLDLSKRSSSPSMDEFGRSAVAFDKLMRRIEETVSTVRSSSDSVATATREIAAGNFDLSARTEKQASSLEKTASGVTQLTESVKQSADNASHAKALAMEAAVVATTGNDLVQAMVATIERIGGSSNKISEITGVIEGIAFQTNILALNAAVEAARAGEQGRGFAVVASEVRSLAQRSASAAKEIKELIASSVATIQDGSQQATEVSTAMREIESAIKRVSDFISEIAGSSEEQSRGIEQINQAIIQIDHATQQNAALVEQAAAAAQSLEEQATNLNIAVCSFKLADKL from the coding sequence ATGGTGCGGGATTGTTTAAATGTCGGCGCGAAAGCGGTCGACGCGCAAGTAGACTCGCCTGCATATAAAAATTCATTTGCGGAAACGCATGACGACATCGCCACCAGTGACGGAGATAACATTTTGCGTAAACTTGTCTTTACGATCAGACTAAGATTAATGTTGGCGTTTGGTGCGTGTACGACATTCATGTTCTCCGTCGGCCTGCTGGGAATACTCGCGCTGCGACACGTCGAAACGAGCGCTGATTCGCCCTACCGCTGGTTTCTAGCAAGTCTGATCGCGCTTTCCTGGATGGGATGTGGTGTCGCGATCTGCAGCGGTCTTCATATCCAACGGCTTGTTTGCGGCAAGCTGAACCGAATGGGCAGAAAATTTGAGGAGATTTCGAAGACGCTCGATTTATCGAAGCGGTCGTCGAGTCCGAGCATGGACGAGTTCGGCCGCTCTGCTGTTGCATTCGACAAACTGATGCGTCGTATAGAAGAGACCGTGTCCACTGTGCGCTCATCCAGCGATTCGGTCGCCACGGCTACACGTGAAATCGCTGCCGGAAACTTTGACTTGTCTGCTCGGACCGAAAAACAGGCTTCGTCGCTAGAGAAGACGGCATCAGGCGTGACGCAACTGACCGAGTCAGTCAAGCAGAGCGCTGACAACGCGAGCCACGCCAAGGCGCTGGCCATGGAGGCCGCCGTCGTCGCAACCACAGGCAACGATCTGGTTCAAGCCATGGTTGCGACCATCGAAAGAATTGGTGGTAGTTCGAATAAGATATCCGAAATCACGGGAGTCATTGAAGGAATAGCATTCCAGACAAATATTCTTGCGCTCAACGCCGCCGTAGAGGCTGCCCGTGCTGGAGAACAAGGAAGAGGTTTTGCAGTTGTGGCAAGTGAGGTCCGTAGTTTAGCTCAGCGTTCTGCTTCTGCAGCGAAAGAAATCAAGGAACTGATTGCCTCATCTGTAGCGACGATTCAAGATGGCTCACAACAGGCGACTGAAGTCAGCACTGCCATGAGGGAGATTGAAAGTGCTATCAAACGTGTTTCCGATTTCATCAGTGAAATCGCGGGCTCATCGGAAGAGCAGAGTCGTGGCATTGAACAAATAAATCAGGCCATCATTCAAATTGACCACGCGACGCAGCAAAACGCAGCGCTTGTGGAACAGGCTGCGGCGGCCGCGCAG